From a region of the Roseivirga sp. 4D4 genome:
- a CDS encoding ABC transporter permease encodes MFKSYFKIAWRNIVKKKTYSILNIFGLGLGIACCFLIFMFVQDEKSYDTYHEKGERIYRVTHGYKPPGGNEEDAKANTFWVWANARVGPALLDYFPEIDKIAQFSGRSDLLLRNGDNLYQEEGVFFMDSTVFDVFSWKLLEGDPETALTAPFSIVLTETTAKKYFGDQDAIGKVLKGSASAGRSNAGDYVVTGIMEDIPSNSHFRFNALLSLSTYKKSNPRVFDMWGYADFYTYFLVNKGFNAATFKEKIPAFISKNHPSPESNYTIGIEGLKDVYLRTVAQRQPGETGSLSSIYVFTVIGLFLLAIAMINFMNLSTARAMDRAKEVGIRKSIGADRKNLIIQFLGESFVFVFLSMIIAIILVFIALPFMNDLTNKKFLIQNYLNTQTILLLISVMFIIGIIAGSYPAFILSSFKPVLVLKGILKSNTNGVNLRKILVVFQFSISIALIAGTVTVYSQLNHLLEKDLGFDQERMLVLDYNYDGAVNGKMEVLKTNMEANPAILSTAFSRSVPGSFFPNAVTQIRAADGELKHMGQPIFQVGMDFITHFDLEIIAGRSYSRDFPTDSTSALVLNEAAAKQYGYSNPEDIIGKEFSQWGRTGKVIGVVKDFNYVSLHQGIEPLTLPFSPYASRYLSLKIKSDDLSRTIKEVGEVWTQLAPHRPFVYSFVDDNFNRQYQADFVFRKLFTKFSCLAIFIAFLGLLGLATYTAEQRTKEIGVRKVLGASISNILRLLSIDFIKLIIVAIVVAVPLAYFGMDKWLAGFAVRIELQWYLFALPGVAVLLMALTTVSFQTFKAAKANPVKCLRDE; translated from the coding sequence ATGTTTAAAAGCTATTTCAAAATTGCTTGGCGAAACATAGTCAAAAAGAAAACCTATTCTATTCTAAATATCTTTGGACTTGGGTTAGGGATTGCCTGTTGTTTTTTGATTTTCATGTTTGTGCAGGATGAAAAATCTTATGACACCTATCATGAAAAAGGAGAAAGGATATATAGGGTAACCCATGGATACAAACCGCCAGGTGGTAATGAGGAAGATGCCAAGGCAAATACATTTTGGGTCTGGGCGAATGCAAGAGTCGGACCAGCTCTTTTAGACTATTTTCCGGAAATTGATAAGATCGCTCAATTTTCGGGTAGATCGGATCTTCTGCTAAGGAATGGTGACAACCTGTATCAAGAGGAGGGAGTTTTCTTTATGGACTCGACTGTCTTTGATGTTTTCAGTTGGAAGTTGTTGGAGGGTGATCCTGAAACCGCTTTGACAGCTCCATTCAGCATTGTCCTGACAGAAACTACTGCAAAAAAATATTTTGGGGACCAAGATGCGATAGGTAAAGTATTGAAAGGTAGTGCGTCAGCAGGTAGAAGTAATGCTGGTGATTACGTTGTGACAGGTATTATGGAAGATATTCCATCCAATTCACATTTTCGTTTCAACGCTTTACTCTCTTTGAGTACTTATAAGAAATCCAACCCAAGGGTCTTCGATATGTGGGGTTACGCAGATTTTTATACTTATTTCCTTGTCAACAAAGGATTTAATGCCGCTACTTTCAAAGAGAAAATTCCTGCTTTCATTTCAAAGAATCACCCCTCCCCTGAGTCTAATTATACCATAGGAATCGAAGGGCTCAAGGATGTTTATTTAAGAACCGTAGCACAAAGACAACCCGGAGAAACAGGGAGTTTATCTAGTATTTACGTGTTCACCGTTATTGGCTTATTTCTTCTGGCTATTGCCATGATCAATTTTATGAACTTGTCAACAGCCCGGGCCATGGATCGAGCAAAAGAAGTAGGAATCAGAAAATCAATTGGTGCAGATCGAAAGAATTTGATCATTCAATTTTTAGGCGAGTCTTTTGTTTTCGTTTTTCTATCCATGATTATCGCAATCATCCTTGTGTTCATAGCACTCCCGTTTATGAACGACCTGACTAATAAAAAATTCCTGATCCAGAACTACCTCAACACACAGACAATTCTGTTGCTCATTAGTGTTATGTTCATCATAGGAATCATAGCGGGTTCATATCCTGCCTTTATCCTTTCTAGTTTTAAACCTGTTTTGGTATTAAAAGGGATCTTAAAATCAAACACCAATGGCGTGAATCTGAGAAAGATCTTGGTGGTATTCCAATTCAGTATTTCCATTGCCTTAATTGCTGGGACAGTCACTGTTTATTCTCAATTGAATCATCTATTAGAAAAAGACCTAGGGTTTGATCAGGAGCGTATGTTAGTGTTGGATTACAACTATGACGGTGCCGTCAATGGCAAGATGGAAGTACTAAAGACCAATATGGAAGCCAACCCTGCCATTTTATCTACTGCTTTTTCTAGGTCCGTACCTGGGAGTTTTTTTCCTAATGCTGTTACACAAATTCGAGCCGCTGATGGAGAATTAAAGCACATGGGACAGCCTATCTTTCAGGTTGGCATGGATTTCATTACTCATTTTGATTTAGAAATAATTGCAGGAAGATCCTATTCTAGAGATTTCCCTACAGACTCTACCAGTGCTCTCGTACTCAATGAAGCTGCTGCTAAGCAATATGGCTATTCCAATCCTGAAGACATTATTGGCAAAGAATTTTCCCAATGGGGAAGAACAGGGAAAGTAATAGGTGTTGTAAAAGACTTCAATTACGTTTCGTTACACCAAGGTATAGAACCCTTGACCTTACCTTTTTCACCTTACGCTAGCAGGTACTTGTCACTCAAGATAAAATCTGATGACCTAAGTCGAACAATTAAAGAAGTGGGTGAAGTCTGGACTCAACTCGCTCCACATAGGCCATTTGTTTATAGTTTTGTTGACGATAACTTCAATCGTCAATATCAGGCCGATTTCGTTTTTAGAAAATTGTTTACCAAGTTTTCCTGTCTAGCAATATTTATTGCATTTCTTGGTTTATTGGGCCTAGCCACGTATACAGCTGAGCAACGCACGAAGGAAATCGGTGTCCGAAAAGTATTAGGTGCCAGTATCTCAAATATTTTACGTTTGTTATCCATAGACTTCATTAAATTGATTATTGTAGCCATTGTGGTAGCTGTACCTCTGGCCTATTTTGGAATGGACAAATGGCTGGCTGGCTTTGCTGTTAGGATCGAACTTCAATGGTACCTCTTTGCATTGCCCGGAGTAGCTGTACTGTTGATGGCTCTGACTACAGTGAGTTTTCAAACATTCAAAGCAGCCAAAGCAAATCCTGTGAAATGTTTGCGGGATGAATAA
- a CDS encoding ABC transporter permease, giving the protein MSLPKTYSTPRWVDRLLNAVCKDELLEEIEGDLFEQYQIERKSRPKWRADLSYVIHAMHFLRPFALKKISQNSNFITMYRSHIKFAWRNVLKHKGSTGINVASLGVGIACFIFIFIYLKGELSYDKFHQDSDRIHRVAIDFVDGTGRRLPDATTPPALAPALKNEFPEVESSVRLFPSWGGKFLIGANEESKFYEEAFLRTDSTFFDVFDFKVLYGQTDHALDDPSQIVITKRMAQKYFGREDVVGESLTIYDTENRVLNISAVLEDIPVNSHFKFDFLGRITSENVDGNWGWYNYYTYMKLVPGAKIENIEPRLQPFYESNIPETEYYNIIYSQALTDIHLKSNLKWELEANGDMNNIYIFAALGIFVLLISCLNYLNLTVAGSLRRFKEVGVRKVFGAHRQALVGQFIVETLLVTLMALVLGSFLSEFLFINLSDILGREVSLLQPENTLVFLIISGLIIAIGLVAGLYPALHLSSFKAANAVKGIFKNSGKSVLGLRKVLLVVQFAISAFMIFGTIAVYQQLQHVKNKDKGFGAEQILVIENAESVANQEVLKNELTKIPAVAQAGISNGIVGGLNWTTGIGYPDQFTMNYVVIDPDYVEAMGFELVAGRNFSKDRPTDTQGLTMLINETAFNELGISLDDLEKEIPMARQNDSTTRNGKVIGVVKDFHFADYKSSIKPFAFFYREEPMDFLNVKISTENVSETLRAIESTWSEVSNGAPLEYFFLDQTFTDLLAEESRLSNILLYLTVLALFIAVIGMFSIANMTIKDKRKEIAIRKVLGGSVSGVSNLIVKKFIFLVLIANAIAAPVAYVIMQNWLDGFAYRTSLSILLFIAAAGSTLLVAWITVGAQSVRAAVSNPVKSLRAE; this is encoded by the coding sequence ATGTCCTTGCCTAAAACATATTCAACGCCACGATGGGTCGATCGACTTTTGAATGCTGTCTGTAAAGACGAGTTGTTAGAGGAGATTGAAGGTGATCTGTTTGAACAATACCAGATCGAGCGAAAGTCGAGGCCAAAATGGCGAGCTGACCTCAGCTATGTCATCCATGCAATGCATTTCCTTCGGCCTTTTGCGCTCAAAAAAATAAGTCAAAACTCAAATTTCATAACCATGTACAGAAGCCACATAAAATTTGCCTGGCGCAATGTCCTTAAGCATAAGGGCAGCACCGGTATCAATGTAGCCAGCCTTGGAGTAGGCATTGCCTGCTTTATATTCATCTTCATATATCTGAAAGGAGAACTCTCCTATGATAAATTCCATCAAGATTCTGACCGAATTCATCGAGTTGCAATCGATTTTGTAGACGGGACTGGAAGAAGGTTGCCAGATGCAACCACACCACCAGCACTAGCACCAGCCTTAAAAAACGAGTTTCCGGAAGTAGAGTCTTCCGTGAGGCTATTTCCCAGCTGGGGCGGAAAGTTCCTGATAGGCGCAAACGAAGAGAGTAAGTTCTACGAAGAAGCGTTCTTAAGAACAGATTCTACTTTCTTCGATGTATTTGATTTTAAAGTGCTTTATGGTCAGACAGATCACGCCCTAGATGATCCAAGTCAAATTGTCATCACAAAGCGCATGGCTCAAAAGTATTTCGGCCGTGAAGATGTGGTGGGTGAGTCATTGACCATTTATGACACAGAAAACAGGGTCCTTAACATATCTGCCGTACTGGAAGATATCCCAGTCAACTCCCATTTCAAATTCGACTTTCTCGGTAGAATCACCTCCGAAAATGTTGATGGGAACTGGGGCTGGTACAACTACTATACTTATATGAAGCTAGTACCGGGGGCTAAAATCGAGAACATTGAACCAAGACTTCAGCCGTTTTATGAATCCAATATCCCGGAAACAGAATATTACAACATCATCTATTCTCAAGCCCTGACCGATATACATTTGAAATCAAACCTCAAATGGGAATTGGAAGCCAATGGCGACATGAACAATATCTACATTTTCGCGGCCCTTGGCATTTTCGTACTCTTAATTTCCTGCTTGAACTACCTAAACCTGACGGTAGCAGGATCTCTCAGGCGCTTTAAAGAAGTTGGTGTTCGAAAGGTTTTTGGAGCACATAGACAAGCACTTGTAGGTCAATTTATTGTGGAAACACTCTTGGTGACACTCATGGCCTTAGTGCTGGGCAGCTTTTTATCTGAATTCCTATTCATCAACCTCAGCGATATCTTGGGAAGAGAAGTTTCCTTACTTCAACCTGAAAACACTTTGGTTTTCTTAATCATCTCTGGGCTAATAATCGCCATTGGACTTGTGGCAGGATTGTACCCCGCTTTGCACCTGTCCTCTTTCAAGGCAGCCAATGCAGTAAAAGGCATTTTTAAAAATTCCGGAAAATCCGTTTTGGGCTTGAGAAAAGTACTTCTGGTAGTACAGTTTGCCATTTCGGCCTTTATGATTTTCGGCACTATAGCTGTCTATCAGCAGTTGCAACATGTCAAGAATAAAGACAAAGGATTCGGTGCGGAACAAATTCTGGTCATTGAAAACGCAGAAAGTGTAGCCAATCAGGAAGTACTCAAAAATGAATTGACCAAAATACCCGCTGTGGCTCAGGCAGGCATCTCCAACGGTATTGTTGGTGGCCTCAACTGGACCACAGGTATTGGCTATCCCGATCAGTTTACAATGAACTATGTGGTCATCGATCCGGATTATGTAGAAGCCATGGGGTTTGAGTTGGTTGCTGGAAGAAACTTCTCCAAAGATAGGCCTACAGACACTCAGGGGCTTACCATGCTCATTAATGAGACAGCATTTAATGAGCTAGGAATAAGCCTTGACGATCTGGAAAAGGAGATCCCGATGGCAAGGCAAAACGACTCAACCACGAGAAACGGTAAGGTCATTGGTGTAGTCAAAGACTTCCATTTTGCTGATTACAAATCTTCTATAAAGCCATTTGCCTTCTTTTACCGAGAAGAGCCAATGGATTTTCTTAACGTAAAAATCTCAACGGAAAATGTCTCCGAAACCCTAAGAGCCATTGAAAGCACTTGGTCAGAAGTCAGCAACGGAGCCCCTCTGGAATACTTCTTCCTCGATCAAACTTTCACCGATCTACTTGCCGAAGAAAGCCGGCTCTCAAACATTCTCCTCTATCTCACGGTATTGGCTTTATTTATCGCGGTGATTGGTATGTTCTCCATTGCCAACATGACCATCAAGGACAAGCGAAAGGAAATTGCCATCAGGAAAGTACTTGGAGGATCTGTTTCAGGGGTTTCGAACCTTATCGTAAAGAAATTCATCTTTTTAGTGCTGATCGCTAACGCCATTGCTGCTCCTGTTGCTTATGTGATTATGCAGAATTGGCTTGATGGTTTCGCCTATAGAACTTCCTTGAGTATCCTGCTCTTTATAGCAGCTGCTGGGTCAACGCTGCTGGTAGCATGGATAACTGTAGGCGCACAATCGGTAAGAGCAGCGGTATCAAACCCGGTTAAGAGCCTCAGGGCAGAATAA
- a CDS encoding ABC transporter permease, producing MASKELYNPPKLADRLLKAVCKDSLLEEIEGDLFEHYQVERAEKEKWKANLAYWFHMFNFLRPFALKKIGQHSSIIIMYRSYLKFAMRNMWRQKMHTTFNLLGLVLAFTVCGLIYLHVQQELSYDRFHQDSEDIYRIAWMSENPQTRTPHPLAQAMVRDLPEVSAAVSLSPIYGAGLTKQTIKLTLEAENISFNEPDGYFVDSTFFDVFDFKFIEGNPETALKNPWGVILSKSTAERYFGDKPAVGSRLSFDVNIDMLEVVGVVEDVPITSHFHFNFLISYVSLKSLNFNDPWMSWADFGHFNYVKLAPESDAKALEERIPNWVESYLDWSEEGLERLRAGELRFELQPIHDIHLHSNLRWELETNSSFSYLLIYGVSGLFILLISIINFVNLSTARSAERLKEVGVKKTLGAQRKQLLTQFLFESLLISFSSMALAILVIYGLELPFNQLVNGNIVADDIWRTSPMIFMIGATLLTAVLAAAYPSFYLNSLDPGRILQGTAKKKVGGAAVRNSLLGIQLVAAIVMVSGSLIINGQIRFLKQKDLGFRQENLVVIDLDNYENKSELVKSAFSQYSGVTSVAAVSNVPGGQFDQHPIYAEENPSLTIDAAEAFIDDDAMQTLGIELLAGRTLDETMAADSAGVSFLLNETAIHELNIENPIGQSIFWVNNEELVKGQIVGVVKDFHYKSLHVPIRPLIMMTRPRGYNYVVTSIDAQNLGSTLPQLEEAYKEIYPQNDFVYRFLDDEIASLYQEESRTLLLTSLLSSISIFLAIAGLIGIVSIAIKQRVKEIGIRKILGASAKQILMLINVRYIIIGGIASLLAVPTAYIFMNRWLENFTYQNMINPLVFVLTAAAALTLIFVTISGISIKTIRSNPADALRNE from the coding sequence TTGGCATCTAAAGAACTATATAACCCTCCCAAGCTAGCCGATCGGCTTCTAAAAGCAGTTTGTAAAGACAGTCTTTTAGAAGAAATCGAAGGTGACCTTTTTGAGCACTATCAGGTCGAGCGTGCTGAAAAAGAAAAGTGGAAAGCCAATCTGGCCTATTGGTTCCACATGTTCAATTTTCTAAGGCCTTTTGCACTAAAAAAAATCGGTCAACACTCAAGTATCATTATCATGTATAGAAGTTATCTCAAGTTCGCCATGCGGAATATGTGGCGACAAAAAATGCACACTACTTTCAATCTGTTGGGCCTTGTCCTCGCTTTCACAGTTTGTGGACTCATTTATTTACACGTACAACAGGAGCTGTCCTACGATCGCTTCCATCAAGATTCTGAAGACATCTACAGAATCGCTTGGATGAGTGAAAATCCTCAGACAAGAACTCCTCATCCCTTGGCACAGGCAATGGTGCGCGACCTGCCCGAGGTATCAGCAGCTGTGAGCCTGTCTCCAATTTACGGTGCGGGACTGACGAAGCAGACCATCAAACTGACCTTGGAGGCCGAAAACATTAGCTTCAATGAGCCTGATGGCTACTTTGTAGACAGCACTTTTTTTGATGTATTTGATTTCAAATTTATAGAAGGCAACCCAGAAACAGCACTGAAAAACCCTTGGGGCGTAATATTATCCAAATCAACGGCTGAAAGGTATTTCGGAGACAAACCGGCTGTCGGTAGCCGCCTTTCCTTTGACGTCAATATAGACATGCTTGAGGTGGTGGGTGTTGTAGAAGATGTACCAATCACTTCGCACTTCCACTTTAACTTTTTGATTTCTTATGTGTCTCTTAAATCACTCAACTTCAATGATCCATGGATGTCATGGGCAGATTTTGGTCACTTTAACTATGTGAAACTCGCACCTGAAAGTGATGCAAAAGCACTCGAAGAGAGAATCCCGAATTGGGTAGAAAGTTATCTGGACTGGTCTGAAGAAGGGCTCGAACGATTAAGAGCAGGCGAATTACGTTTTGAACTCCAGCCCATCCATGATATTCATCTGCATTCCAACTTACGTTGGGAACTAGAAACCAATAGCAGTTTCTCCTACCTACTTATCTACGGTGTTTCTGGGCTTTTTATTCTGCTAATATCGATTATCAACTTTGTAAACCTCAGCACCGCTCGTTCTGCAGAAAGGCTTAAGGAAGTCGGGGTGAAAAAAACACTTGGAGCCCAGAGAAAACAGCTTTTGACACAATTTCTATTTGAATCGCTGCTGATTTCTTTTTCCTCCATGGCCTTGGCCATACTCGTAATTTATGGTTTAGAACTCCCTTTTAATCAATTGGTGAATGGCAACATTGTGGCTGATGATATCTGGCGAACTTCTCCCATGATCTTCATGATAGGGGCAACATTACTTACAGCAGTACTTGCGGCTGCCTACCCGTCCTTTTATCTAAATTCACTGGATCCTGGACGTATTTTGCAAGGCACTGCAAAAAAGAAAGTTGGTGGAGCTGCGGTTAGAAATAGCTTATTGGGCATCCAGCTGGTAGCCGCAATCGTGATGGTCAGCGGAAGTCTCATCATCAATGGACAGATTAGGTTTTTAAAACAGAAAGACCTGGGTTTCCGACAGGAAAACCTCGTGGTGATCGATTTGGACAATTACGAGAACAAATCTGAATTGGTCAAATCAGCCTTTAGCCAATATTCAGGGGTAACATCTGTAGCAGCGGTATCGAATGTGCCTGGCGGTCAGTTTGATCAACATCCTATTTATGCCGAAGAAAACCCATCATTGACAATCGATGCAGCCGAAGCCTTCATAGATGACGATGCCATGCAGACTTTGGGAATAGAGTTGTTGGCTGGCAGAACACTTGATGAAACAATGGCCGCTGATTCAGCGGGAGTTTCGTTTTTGCTGAACGAAACGGCCATACATGAGCTCAACATTGAAAACCCAATTGGTCAAAGCATCTTTTGGGTTAACAATGAAGAATTAGTAAAAGGTCAAATCGTGGGTGTGGTCAAAGACTTTCACTACAAGTCATTGCATGTGCCTATTCGGCCCTTGATCATGATGACACGGCCAAGGGGCTATAACTACGTGGTAACAAGCATTGATGCTCAAAACTTAGGAAGCACGTTGCCTCAATTAGAAGAAGCCTACAAAGAAATTTACCCTCAAAACGACTTTGTATACAGGTTTTTGGATGATGAGATAGCTTCCCTATATCAAGAAGAATCCAGAACCTTATTGCTGACATCACTACTCTCTAGTATTTCCATCTTCTTGGCCATCGCTGGGCTCATCGGCATCGTTTCGATTGCTATAAAACAGCGTGTTAAGGAAATTGGCATTCGCAAAATACTGGGTGCATCGGCTAAGCAAATTCTTATGCTTATCAATGTGAGGTACATTATCATCGGTGGTATTGCCAGTCTTTTAGCAGTACCCACTGCTTACATTTTTATGAACCGATGGTTGGAAAATTTCACCTACCAAAACATGATCAACCCACTGGTTTTTGTCCTCACGGCTGCTGCGGCTCTGACATTGATTTTTGTCACCATAAGTGGTATATCAATTAAGACGATAAGAAGCAATCCTGCTGATGCATTAAGGAACGAATAA
- a CDS encoding ABC transporter permease translates to MFKNYITIALRNFKKHSLYSFLNLSGLIVGITSCLLIFLYVRQEYNVDKHFPNSKDIYRVVTDMKLGDREIHTPTAPVVLAEHMLETVPEVENAARLMVGQFKTVVDLEEIQMQVLNVTYATSELLEIFSFSFVSGNPEGALDEPKTMVISESMSEHLFPGEDALGKTVSYNNADFIVKGVYEDMVENSHFKFDLIMSHAYQTSRYDYGWNNLNSYTYLQLKSGTDPKQIESKLNAALETHMKPLMESWFQVPADLINSEGNHARFYLQPLVDIHLKSNLPREFQVNGSIENVRTISLIGIIILLIASINFVNLSTARAALRAKEVGVRKVMGSQRQQLITQFLFESSLYSFAAFTVSGLLAFLTLPYFNRLAGTNMSFDMGGATPLWLVMIIGAVVIGIVAGFYPAIVLSSFNPVKSLKGQEGKSGSKAWLRSGLVVLQFSISTFLAISTIVINNQLDYVMDKPLGFEKDELINLEVMDLTRYDRGETAIRNELEASPNILNFSRTDYTPIKGTRREYYVDKIDEKGEIQTVNAQSWAINEAYIPTMGMDVIRGRNYENGLASDSNAVIINQSMAQALQMDDPIGQSLQWKVRGQVYNMNVIGMVRDFHFSSMKETIKPLMFYKGYDPWTLSVKFTGSPSEALSTLEAIWNEHSGGQPFIARLASEDYRNLYQKETQLKGLVNSFSTLAVLVAILGLVGLASFMAQQRQKEMGIRKVLGARSIQLFKKMIGGFTLLVGIACLIAIPVANWLSNQWLSDYAYRIKISPLIYVLACLLMLVLSWITVSFQSLKVANTNPIDNLRTE, encoded by the coding sequence ATGTTCAAAAATTATATAACCATCGCGCTGAGAAACTTTAAAAAGCATTCTCTCTATTCGTTCCTCAACCTCTCCGGTCTGATTGTGGGCATTACCTCCTGCTTACTCATCTTTCTTTATGTCAGACAGGAATATAATGTAGATAAACACTTTCCAAATTCTAAGGACATTTATCGGGTGGTCACCGACATGAAATTAGGAGATCGTGAAATTCATACGCCTACTGCTCCAGTAGTATTAGCCGAGCATATGCTCGAAACTGTACCGGAGGTAGAAAATGCAGCACGTCTCATGGTCGGGCAATTTAAAACTGTAGTTGACCTGGAAGAAATACAGATGCAGGTTTTGAATGTAACCTATGCCACCAGCGAATTACTCGAGATATTCTCATTTTCTTTTGTCTCAGGGAACCCAGAAGGTGCCTTGGACGAACCAAAAACGATGGTCATTTCAGAGTCTATGTCTGAACACCTCTTCCCTGGAGAAGACGCCCTTGGCAAGACGGTTTCTTATAACAATGCTGACTTCATCGTCAAGGGGGTCTACGAAGACATGGTTGAAAACTCGCATTTCAAGTTTGACCTGATCATGTCACATGCGTACCAGACCAGCAGATATGACTATGGTTGGAACAACCTCAACTCTTACACCTATTTACAACTTAAGTCAGGAACAGACCCTAAACAAATAGAGTCAAAATTGAATGCGGCTCTTGAAACCCACATGAAACCACTGATGGAAAGCTGGTTCCAGGTACCTGCCGACCTTATCAATTCTGAGGGTAATCATGCCCGATTTTATCTTCAACCTCTTGTAGATATTCATTTAAAATCTAACCTGCCCAGAGAATTTCAGGTCAATGGAAGTATTGAAAATGTAAGAACAATCTCCTTGATTGGCATCATCATTTTACTGATAGCGAGTATCAACTTTGTCAACCTGAGTACCGCGCGTGCCGCACTCAGAGCTAAAGAAGTAGGCGTTAGAAAAGTAATGGGCTCTCAACGCCAACAACTCATCACGCAGTTTCTCTTCGAATCAAGTCTTTACAGCTTTGCTGCCTTCACAGTATCGGGGCTGCTGGCATTTCTCACGTTACCCTATTTTAACAGACTAGCAGGTACAAATATGAGCTTTGACATGGGAGGTGCAACACCATTATGGCTCGTCATGATAATCGGTGCCGTAGTGATAGGTATAGTTGCCGGCTTTTATCCGGCCATAGTACTCTCCTCTTTTAATCCAGTTAAAAGTCTCAAAGGACAAGAGGGCAAAAGTGGGAGCAAGGCTTGGTTAAGAAGTGGACTTGTCGTTTTACAGTTCTCTATTTCCACGTTTTTGGCCATTTCCACAATCGTGATTAACAATCAGTTGGATTATGTTATGGACAAGCCTTTGGGCTTTGAAAAAGATGAATTGATCAACTTGGAAGTTATGGACCTGACCCGTTACGACAGAGGAGAAACGGCCATTAGGAATGAACTAGAAGCGAGTCCGAATATTCTCAATTTTAGTCGAACAGATTACACCCCCATCAAAGGTACCAGAAGAGAATACTATGTGGATAAGATTGATGAAAAAGGGGAAATACAAACAGTAAATGCACAAAGCTGGGCTATTAACGAAGCTTACATTCCTACCATGGGCATGGATGTTATTAGGGGTAGAAATTATGAAAACGGACTTGCTTCAGATAGTAATGCGGTGATCATAAATCAGAGTATGGCTCAGGCATTACAAATGGACGACCCAATTGGTCAAAGTTTACAGTGGAAAGTTAGGGGTCAAGTCTATAATATGAATGTGATCGGTATGGTTAGAGACTTCCATTTCAGCTCTATGAAAGAGACTATCAAGCCACTGATGTTTTATAAAGGTTACGATCCATGGACCTTGTCAGTAAAGTTTACAGGCAGCCCCTCTGAAGCCCTATCAACATTAGAAGCTATATGGAACGAACACTCTGGAGGCCAACCATTTATAGCGCGTTTAGCAAGTGAGGACTATAGAAACCTTTACCAAAAGGAAACTCAACTCAAAGGTCTAGTCAATTCCTTTTCAACATTGGCAGTTCTAGTGGCCATTTTAGGACTCGTAGGTCTAGCCTCATTTATGGCACAGCAACGTCAGAAAGAAATGGGTATAAGAAAGGTCCTGGGAGCTAGATCTATACAACTCTTCAAGAAAATGATTGGAGGCTTCACGCTGCTAGTTGGAATTGCCTGTTTGATCGCCATACCAGTAGCAAATTGGTTAAGTAATCAATGGCTGAGTGATTATGCCTACCGCATCAAAATTAGTCCATTAATCTATGTTTTAGCCTGTTTACTCATGCTAGTGCTATCATGGATAACGGTGAGTTTTCAATCCCTCAAAGTGGCGAACACTAACCCAATAGACAATTTAAGAACTGAATAA
- a CDS encoding PadR family transcriptional regulator has protein sequence MKGTQLGEFEELVLLIVGVLHPEAYGLNIREEIISQTKRKVAIGAVHSSLSRLQEKGFLKSELAEATHERGGRRKRLFSITANGKRALEKNHELRNGLFNQIPEIALKGLNFGVA, from the coding sequence ATGAAAGGAACTCAATTAGGCGAATTTGAAGAGCTGGTCTTATTGATTGTAGGGGTATTGCACCCCGAAGCATATGGTCTCAACATTCGCGAAGAAATCATTAGCCAAACCAAAAGAAAGGTGGCGATTGGGGCAGTACACTCATCCCTCAGTCGACTGCAGGAAAAGGGTTTTTTAAAGTCAGAGTTAGCCGAAGCTACCCACGAAAGAGGGGGAAGACGCAAACGCCTCTTTTCGATTACAGCTAATGGGAAAAGGGCTTTGGAAAAGAACCATGAATTACGAAACGGTCTTTTCAACCAAATTCCTGAGATAGCACTTAAAGGGCTCAATTTCGGTGTCGCCTGA
- a CDS encoding DinB family protein: MKTTFKLSAVALTLILSATFLFTSMKPAEDGGYDWMKNRLNASKAFTIEVLEAMPAESYDYKPNEDQRTFAAQAYHIAYSIDYFRRALEQGAGAQWAPGDENSKTKEELVKWATEKFDDINKFILEQESNDAFTAGVMSYLDHNTHHRGQIVTYLRMKGITPPSYR; the protein is encoded by the coding sequence ATGAAAACTACCTTCAAACTATCAGCTGTGGCGCTCACGCTAATTTTGTCAGCTACTTTTTTATTTACCTCTATGAAACCTGCTGAAGATGGCGGGTATGACTGGATGAAGAATAGGCTAAACGCTTCCAAAGCCTTCACCATTGAAGTTTTAGAAGCCATGCCAGCCGAAAGCTATGATTATAAACCGAATGAAGACCAGCGTACTTTTGCTGCTCAGGCTTATCATATCGCCTATAGCATTGACTATTTCAGAAGAGCACTGGAACAAGGTGCTGGTGCACAATGGGCTCCGGGTGATGAAAATTCAAAGACAAAAGAGGAGCTCGTAAAATGGGCAACCGAAAAATTTGACGACATCAATAAATTCATTTTAGAGCAAGAATCTAATGATGCCTTTACAGCGGGTGTTATGTCTTATCTAGATCATAATACGCACCACAGAGGTCAAATTGTCACTTATTTGAGAATGAAAGGAATTACTCCTCCGAGTTACAGATAG